One region of Mycolicibacterium lutetiense genomic DNA includes:
- a CDS encoding dynamin-like GTPase family protein, which produces MSTADQVRSILGGTIKAYRGDPAYRNRPDVHNELDRIGRRLNQPIRIALAGTLKAGKSTLVNALVGEDIAPTDATEATRIVTWFRHGPTPKVTANHRGGRRANVPIARDPHDRGLTFSFAGLNPEDVVDLDVEWPAAELVDTTIIDTPGTSSLSRDVSQRTHRLLVPEDGVPRVDAVVFLLRTLNAADIALLKQIGELVGGSSGALGVIGVASRADEIGAGRIDAMMSAKDVAKRFTEEMDKTGICQAVVPVSGLLALTARTLRQSEFVALQKLAGIEPAQLTKAMLSVDRFVREDNSLPVDAATRAALLDRFGMFGIRISIAVMHAGVSDSVALADELLERSGLIALRDVIDQQFAQRSELLKAHTALLSLRQFVQVNPIYATPYILADIDPLLADTHAFEELRLLSLLRSRPTTLNEDEMASLRRLIGGSGTDAASRLGLQPDAPFDGPRSAFAAAQRWRRRADHPLNDPFTTRVCRAAVRSAEALVAEYSSRH; this is translated from the coding sequence GTGAGCACGGCGGATCAGGTGCGTTCGATTCTGGGCGGCACCATCAAGGCGTACCGGGGTGACCCGGCCTACCGAAATCGGCCCGACGTGCACAACGAGCTGGACCGGATCGGACGTCGGCTCAACCAGCCGATCCGTATCGCGTTGGCCGGCACGCTCAAGGCAGGCAAGTCGACGCTCGTCAATGCCCTGGTCGGGGAGGACATCGCGCCCACCGACGCCACCGAGGCCACCCGGATCGTCACCTGGTTCCGGCACGGGCCAACCCCCAAGGTGACCGCCAACCACCGCGGCGGACGGCGTGCCAACGTGCCGATCGCGCGGGATCCGCATGACCGCGGTCTCACATTCAGCTTCGCCGGGCTGAACCCCGAGGACGTGGTGGACCTCGACGTCGAGTGGCCGGCCGCCGAGCTCGTCGACACCACGATCATCGACACCCCGGGAACCTCGTCATTGTCGCGGGACGTCTCGCAGCGAACCCACCGATTGTTGGTGCCCGAGGACGGGGTCCCCCGCGTCGACGCGGTGGTGTTCCTGCTGCGCACCCTCAACGCCGCCGACATCGCCCTGCTCAAGCAGATCGGCGAGCTCGTCGGCGGATCGTCGGGCGCGCTCGGCGTCATCGGCGTGGCCTCGCGGGCCGATGAGATCGGCGCCGGGCGCATCGACGCGATGATGTCGGCCAAGGATGTCGCCAAGCGGTTCACCGAAGAGATGGACAAGACCGGGATCTGCCAGGCCGTCGTCCCGGTGTCCGGACTGCTCGCCCTCACCGCCCGCACCCTGCGCCAGAGCGAGTTCGTCGCGCTGCAGAAGCTCGCCGGCATCGAACCGGCTCAACTGACGAAAGCCATGCTTTCGGTGGACCGGTTTGTCCGCGAGGACAACTCACTGCCGGTGGACGCGGCCACCCGCGCGGCGCTGCTCGACCGGTTCGGCATGTTCGGCATCCGGATCTCGATCGCAGTGATGCATGCCGGGGTGTCCGACTCCGTCGCCCTGGCCGACGAACTGCTGGAACGCAGCGGCCTGATCGCTTTGCGCGATGTGATCGACCAGCAGTTCGCGCAACGGTCGGAGCTGCTCAAGGCGCACACCGCGCTGCTGTCGTTGCGGCAGTTCGTGCAGGTGAATCCCATTTATGCGACGCCGTACATCCTCGCCGACATCGACCCCCTGCTGGCCGACACGCATGCTTTCGAGGAGCTGCGGCTACTCAGCCTGCTGCGCTCGCGCCCCACCACGCTGAACGAGGATGAGATGGCCTCGCTGCGCCGCCTCATCGGCGGGTCTGGCACCGACGCGGCCAGTCGGCTCGGGCTGCAACCCGACGCGCCGTTCGACGGGCCCCGGTCGGCCTTCGCAGCGGCGCAGCGCTGGCGGCGGCGGGCTGACCATCCGCTCAACGACCCATTTACGACGCGGGTCTGCCGGGCCGCGGTGCGCAGTGCCGAAGCGCTGGTCGCCGAGTATTCGTCGCGCCACTAA
- a CDS encoding Hsp70 family protein, with protein sequence MTDALGLSIGMTNLVAAREGRQPVIRRSIFTLHNDRAPDVGEYTGSGLPLAGFVERVGDPVPLVAADGSQHRGELVLAEALDVMARAVGGGAPVVIAVPAHWGASTVGALRGALRNKPALSPDGVPPGLVPDSLTALAALQADPGLPADGVVVLCDFGGSGTSVTLADAGASFATIGPTVRYPEFSGDQVDQALLNHVLSGIATAGDADPAGTAAVGSLAKLRAECRQAKERLSADTATAIPTDLPGFNADVRITRPELEQLMSAPLAGLLDVVEDTLQRNNIALSSVTAVATVGGGAAIPLVTQRLSERLRAPVVTTPRPQLDVAVGAALVAERVIDAAAPTGMAPEVAAADAPTGMAPTSLGPAAWAAGATMAQPSANGADAGALAWSQDDAPGNEPVPYAGGEYETAPGATAARPQVAFSHEEEMYDAGPAPLPWYKRPPILFGAAAAAALLAAGGLAVTLTSSEGDSGPVTETSTTYSMGPSPEGPPPEPITTVTQGPNGIETTTVIAPPPPPPETTTSAPETTTTTSPTTTTTTTTTTTTQPTTTTTTRTTTQPPTTTTQPPTTSNPPTTTPPPATTTAAAEAPDGEA encoded by the coding sequence ATGACCGACGCACTGGGCTTGTCGATCGGGATGACCAATCTGGTGGCAGCCCGCGAAGGCCGCCAACCGGTGATCCGCCGATCGATCTTCACGCTGCACAACGATCGCGCACCGGACGTAGGCGAGTACACCGGCAGTGGATTGCCGTTGGCCGGCTTCGTAGAGCGAGTGGGCGACCCGGTACCTCTTGTCGCCGCCGATGGGTCCCAGCACCGCGGTGAACTGGTGCTGGCCGAGGCGCTGGACGTGATGGCCCGCGCCGTCGGCGGCGGTGCACCCGTGGTGATCGCCGTGCCGGCGCACTGGGGCGCGAGCACCGTCGGCGCATTACGCGGCGCCCTGCGCAACAAGCCCGCGCTGTCGCCCGACGGAGTTCCACCGGGCCTGGTGCCCGACTCGTTGACCGCGCTGGCGGCGCTGCAGGCCGATCCGGGGTTACCCGCCGACGGCGTTGTGGTGTTGTGCGATTTCGGTGGCAGTGGGACGAGCGTGACACTGGCCGACGCCGGTGCCAGCTTCGCCACCATCGGGCCGACTGTTCGTTATCCCGAGTTCTCCGGCGACCAGGTCGATCAGGCGTTGCTCAACCATGTGCTCAGCGGGATCGCGACGGCCGGCGATGCCGACCCGGCGGGCACCGCGGCGGTCGGGTCGCTGGCGAAACTGCGGGCCGAATGCCGGCAGGCCAAGGAGCGGTTGTCCGCCGACACCGCGACGGCGATTCCCACCGATCTGCCCGGGTTCAACGCCGACGTCAGGATCACCCGGCCGGAACTAGAGCAGCTCATGTCCGCGCCTCTGGCCGGCCTGCTGGATGTCGTCGAAGACACGTTGCAGCGCAACAACATTGCCTTGTCGAGCGTGACCGCGGTCGCCACCGTCGGCGGCGGAGCGGCGATCCCCCTGGTGACACAGCGACTGTCCGAACGGTTGCGCGCGCCGGTGGTGACAACGCCGCGACCCCAACTCGATGTGGCGGTGGGGGCCGCTCTCGTCGCCGAGCGCGTCATCGACGCCGCCGCACCGACCGGTATGGCCCCCGAGGTGGCGGCCGCCGATGCTCCGACCGGCATGGCGCCGACCAGCCTCGGTCCGGCTGCCTGGGCGGCCGGAGCCACGATGGCGCAGCCGTCGGCCAACGGCGCGGATGCGGGCGCCCTGGCCTGGTCCCAGGACGACGCACCCGGAAATGAACCGGTGCCCTATGCGGGCGGCGAGTACGAAACCGCGCCGGGCGCGACCGCGGCGCGGCCACAAGTGGCGTTCAGTCATGAAGAAGAGATGTACGACGCCGGGCCGGCGCCACTGCCCTGGTACAAACGCCCGCCGATTCTGTTCGGAGCGGCCGCCGCGGCGGCGCTGCTGGCCGCCGGCGGTCTCGCCGTCACCTTAACCAGCTCGGAGGGAGATTCCGGGCCGGTCACCGAAACCAGCACCACATATTCGATGGGCCCCTCCCCGGAAGGTCCACCACCAGAACCGATCACCACCGTGACCCAGGGACCGAACGGGATCGAGACCACCACGGTCATCGCACCCCCGCCGCCGCCTCCGGAGACGACGACGTCCGCGCCGGAAACCACCACGACGACGAGTCCGACCACGACGACGACCACCACCACGACAACCACCACGCAGCCGACCACCACGACCACCACTCGCACGACGACGCAACCGCCGACGACCACCACGCAGCCGCCGACGACGTCAAACCCGCCGACCACCACCCCGCCGCCGGCCACGACCACCGCGGCCGCTGAGGCCCCAGACGGCGAAGCCTAG
- a CDS encoding Hsp70 family protein — translation MRDCLGLSVGATNLVAIADHTPLLRRAVLTDGLVFTDFVGRVGDPVPLVAANGSTHRAEQLLAGAVEALTRQASPAHRPDVSVLAVPAHWNSAAFESVRGAMPGVRVVPDSVAALTAIQSYPGLPARGVVALCDFGGSGTSLTLADASAGFATIGETVRYQDFSGDLIDQELLRGVLNALDAEPAGTAAVAALTRLRDQCRTAKEQLSDQSATSLTGVGSAIRLTRAELDAVVDPPLGGVIEALLDLLRRNGIHPAQLAALVTVGGGARIPLVTQRLSSAFRLPVTTVPQAQVIAAVGAGLLARRGVDETATQMAVAAPVSAPVSVPVLGTATVAASALAWSAEDSVAEVAEFIPESVTDDSARPEFVFSEPPLPPAAARIAWYRRGGVVVYAAVFLAVVGTVGMVLSARADRLDAGVDGLSAPQTVPAESPLVQAVPAPPTRTVVVRDPSWPGPAAAAPAQAAAPRPAAAPWLVQSRQSAPIAPAPRRAAPAPAPAPQAPGPRPAAPVPAPVPVGLPPIPLPPLVFPPVTLPQLPIPTFKPPVPTPSPTPTPTPTPTPSPSPEPSPSPTPEPSPTPSPSPTATPTPEPTQTPEPTQTPTPTSVAPSP, via the coding sequence ATGCGTGATTGCCTGGGGTTGTCCGTGGGGGCGACCAATCTGGTGGCGATTGCCGACCACACGCCGTTGTTGCGGCGGGCCGTGCTCACGGACGGGTTGGTGTTCACCGATTTCGTGGGACGAGTGGGTGACCCGGTGCCCCTGGTCGCAGCCAACGGGTCGACTCATCGCGCGGAGCAGTTGTTGGCCGGTGCCGTCGAGGCGCTGACGCGTCAGGCCAGCCCGGCGCATCGTCCCGATGTCTCGGTGTTGGCGGTGCCCGCGCACTGGAACTCTGCGGCATTCGAATCCGTGCGCGGTGCAATGCCTGGTGTCCGAGTCGTTCCCGATTCGGTCGCGGCGTTGACGGCCATCCAGTCGTATCCGGGTCTGCCCGCGCGCGGCGTCGTCGCCTTGTGCGACTTCGGCGGCTCCGGCACCAGCCTCACCCTGGCCGACGCTTCTGCGGGCTTCGCCACCATCGGGGAGACGGTGCGGTACCAGGACTTCTCCGGCGATCTGATCGACCAGGAACTGCTGCGCGGCGTCCTGAATGCTCTGGATGCCGAACCGGCCGGCACAGCAGCGGTGGCCGCCCTGACCCGGCTGCGGGATCAGTGCCGGACCGCCAAGGAACAGTTGAGCGATCAGAGTGCGACCAGCCTTACCGGGGTCGGCAGCGCGATCAGGCTCACCCGTGCCGAACTGGACGCAGTGGTGGACCCGCCGCTCGGTGGCGTGATCGAAGCCCTGCTGGACCTGCTACGGCGCAACGGTATTCACCCCGCACAGCTGGCTGCGTTGGTCACCGTCGGCGGTGGCGCGCGGATACCCCTTGTCACTCAACGGCTTTCATCGGCATTCCGCCTTCCGGTCACCACCGTGCCGCAAGCTCAGGTGATCGCCGCCGTCGGCGCTGGGCTGCTGGCCCGACGCGGAGTCGACGAGACCGCGACGCAGATGGCGGTTGCTGCTCCGGTATCGGCTCCCGTTTCGGTTCCCGTGCTCGGGACCGCCACGGTCGCGGCGTCTGCGCTGGCCTGGTCGGCCGAAGACTCGGTGGCTGAGGTCGCCGAGTTCATTCCCGAATCGGTGACCGACGACTCGGCCCGGCCCGAATTCGTGTTCTCCGAGCCGCCGTTGCCGCCCGCTGCCGCGCGTATTGCCTGGTACCGGCGCGGGGGAGTGGTGGTCTATGCAGCGGTGTTCCTGGCTGTTGTCGGCACGGTCGGCATGGTGTTGTCGGCGCGGGCCGATCGGCTCGACGCCGGAGTTGACGGACTCTCGGCGCCGCAAACCGTTCCGGCCGAGTCGCCGTTGGTCCAGGCCGTTCCCGCACCGCCCACCCGGACCGTGGTGGTGCGGGATCCGTCCTGGCCAGGTCCCGCGGCGGCTGCCCCCGCGCAGGCTGCTGCGCCTCGGCCGGCGGCCGCGCCGTGGCTCGTGCAGAGCCGGCAGAGCGCACCGATTGCACCGGCCCCGCGTCGGGCGGCACCTGCACCGGCGCCGGCGCCGCAAGCGCCCGGACCTCGGCCGGCCGCTCCTGTGCCTGCGCCCGTGCCTGTCGGGCTCCCGCCGATTCCTTTGCCGCCACTGGTGTTTCCGCCTGTGACGCTTCCACAGTTGCCGATCCCGACGTTCAAGCCGCCGGTGCCTACGCCGTCGCCTACGCCCACGCCTACGCCCACGCCTACGCCGAGCCCGTCACCTGAGCCAAGCCCTTCGCCGACGCCCGAGCCTTCGCCGACGCCGAGCCCGTCACCGACTGCGACACCTACGCCGGAGCCCACGCAAACGCCCGAGCCGACTCAGACCCCCACGCCCACATCGGTGGCGCCGTCACCCTGA
- the iniA gene encoding isoniazid-induced dynamin-like GTPase IniA, translating into MTQPNDTKPGGPARPVKVIVELIDHTSTIAATYDRGDLVERLQVAKARISDPQIRVVIAGQLKQGKSQLLNSLLNIPVARVGDDESTVLATVVAYGEQPSARLVVARPDGAEPELIDIPPSEVTNDLRRAPQAGGREVLRVEVTAPSPLLKGGLAFVDTPGVGGLGQPHLSATLGLLPDADALLMVSDTSQEFTEPEMTFIRQAIEICPVATIVATKTDLYPHWREIVGANTAHLQRAGISTPITPVSSVLRSHAIQLNDKELNEESNFPAIVKFLSDRVLTRESDRIRDQVVAEIHSAAEHLLLTVNSELSAFTDPGERERLTAELERRKQEAQDALQHTALWQQVLNDGISDLTADVDHDLRNRFRNITAHAEKEIDTGDPTLHWAEIGSELEEAVATAVGDNFVWAYQRAEALAAEVARTFTEAGLEAVQLPQIDARDMGAGFGEMKSLARLEAKPIKAGHKVITGMRGSYGGVLMFGMLTSFAGLGMFNPLSLGAGLVLGRKAYKEDMENRMLRVRGEAKTNMRKFIDDVAFVVGKESRDRLKGIQRQLRDHYRGIANQTTRSLNESLQATLAAAKVEETERNTRVRELERRQNILTQVVDHAQRLAVEGN; encoded by the coding sequence ATGACGCAACCCAACGACACCAAACCCGGCGGGCCGGCCAGACCGGTCAAGGTGATCGTCGAACTCATCGACCACACCAGCACGATCGCCGCCACGTATGACCGCGGCGATCTCGTGGAGCGTCTGCAGGTGGCGAAGGCGCGCATCAGTGACCCGCAGATCCGTGTGGTCATCGCCGGCCAGCTCAAACAGGGCAAGAGTCAACTGCTGAACTCGCTGCTCAACATTCCGGTGGCCCGCGTCGGGGATGACGAGTCCACCGTGCTGGCCACCGTCGTCGCCTACGGTGAGCAGCCGTCGGCGCGCCTGGTGGTGGCCCGGCCCGACGGGGCCGAACCCGAACTGATCGACATCCCGCCGTCGGAGGTGACCAACGACCTGCGTCGCGCCCCGCAGGCCGGGGGCCGGGAAGTGTTGCGGGTCGAGGTGACCGCCCCGAGCCCACTGCTCAAGGGCGGGTTGGCATTCGTCGACACCCCCGGCGTCGGCGGGCTGGGGCAGCCGCACCTTTCGGCAACCCTGGGCCTGCTGCCCGACGCCGACGCCCTGCTGATGGTCAGCGACACCAGTCAGGAATTCACCGAACCGGAAATGACCTTCATCCGCCAGGCGATCGAAATCTGCCCGGTGGCAACGATTGTCGCGACCAAGACCGACCTGTATCCGCACTGGCGCGAGATCGTCGGGGCCAACACCGCTCACCTGCAACGGGCCGGTATTTCGACCCCCATCACTCCCGTCTCCAGTGTGCTGCGCAGCCATGCGATCCAGCTCAACGACAAGGAACTCAATGAGGAGTCGAACTTCCCGGCCATCGTGAAGTTCCTGTCCGATCGGGTGCTGACGCGCGAGAGTGACCGGATCCGCGATCAAGTGGTAGCTGAAATCCATTCGGCGGCAGAACATCTGCTGCTGACGGTGAACTCCGAGCTGTCCGCCTTCACCGATCCGGGTGAACGTGAGCGGCTCACCGCCGAGCTGGAACGCCGCAAACAGGAAGCCCAGGACGCCCTGCAGCACACCGCGCTGTGGCAGCAGGTCCTCAACGACGGAATCTCCGATCTGACTGCCGACGTCGACCACGATCTGCGCAACCGGTTCCGCAACATCACCGCGCACGCCGAGAAGGAGATCGACACCGGCGACCCCACCCTGCACTGGGCCGAGATCGGCTCGGAACTGGAGGAGGCGGTGGCCACCGCCGTCGGCGACAACTTCGTCTGGGCCTACCAACGCGCCGAGGCGCTGGCGGCCGAGGTGGCCCGCACCTTCACCGAAGCGGGCCTGGAGGCGGTGCAACTACCGCAGATCGATGCCCGCGACATGGGCGCCGGATTCGGCGAGATGAAATCGCTGGCCCGGCTGGAGGCCAAGCCCATCAAGGCCGGGCACAAGGTCATCACCGGCATGCGGGGTTCCTACGGCGGCGTGCTGATGTTCGGCATGCTCACCTCCTTCGCCGGGCTCGGCATGTTCAACCCGCTGTCGCTGGGCGCCGGTCTGGTGCTGGGCCGCAAGGCCTACAAAGAGGACATGGAGAACCGCATGCTCCGGGTGCGCGGTGAAGCCAAAACCAACATGCGCAAGTTCATCGACGACGTCGCCTTCGTCGTCGGCAAGGAATCGCGGGACCGGCTCAAGGGCATCCAACGGCAACTGCGCGACCACTACCGAGGCATCGCCAACCAGACCACCCGCTCACTCAACGAGTCGCTGCAGGCCACCCTCGCCGCGGCGAAAGTCGAGGAGACCGAACGCAACACCCGGGTCAGGGAACTGGAGCGCCGGCAGAACATCCTGACCCAGGTCGTCGACCACGCCCAGCGTCTGGCCGTCGAGGGCAACTAG
- a CDS encoding Rv0340 family IniB-related protein: MANTLLDFVMSLVRDPEAAAHYAADPAQAIADAHLTDVTSADVNNLIPVVSESLSTAATGGAFGDLGTADPGGNVWASGAATAAFDAFGDHVPVDAPNHAWDEAASQVIDQADSLDQLVSSVPAIDDGGLVNQPLDEVSMQLTEPVLDDASIIDPAPAPDWAHPVVDDQHHTDSGAGFDIFD; this comes from the coding sequence ATGGCGAATACATTGCTGGACTTCGTGATGTCGCTGGTACGCGACCCCGAAGCTGCTGCCCACTATGCCGCCGACCCGGCGCAGGCCATCGCAGACGCGCATTTGACCGATGTGACCAGCGCGGATGTCAACAATCTGATTCCGGTCGTATCCGAGTCGTTGTCGACGGCCGCCACCGGCGGCGCGTTCGGTGACCTCGGTACCGCCGACCCGGGCGGCAACGTCTGGGCCAGTGGCGCGGCGACGGCGGCATTCGACGCCTTCGGCGATCACGTGCCGGTCGACGCCCCCAACCATGCCTGGGATGAGGCGGCGAGCCAGGTGATCGATCAGGCGGACTCCCTGGACCAGCTGGTGTCCTCCGTACCGGCCATCGACGATGGCGGCCTCGTGAATCAGCCGCTCGACGAGGTATCGATGCAGCTCACCGAGCCTGTTCTCGACGATGCGTCCATCATCGACCCGGCGCCGGCCCCCGATTGGGCCCACCCGGTCGTCGACGACCAGCACCACACTGACAGTGGCGCGGGATTCGACATCTTCGACTGA
- a CDS encoding IniB N-terminal domain-containing protein, which translates to MAISLIDFILDLFRSPASAASFITDPDGSLRDAGLPNVTAAQLHAVAATAAPAGLMLGGGNPVLGLQRAVADHHSLPGQFANQVASPFSPQTQFAPEVASRNNTEFASNNDTDLASHNNVPVMSPNQDAGANAQQGAFNLGFGDITLGDKSTNTATNGGVVVDGENKGDIVSGDGAVLGDGNTMNNGDILAGSGSNVAVGKDNDIEDNSQTSGGDLISGNDGPVISDVDMSGGHGGGASGGDSLIGIGSGGASGGDGGNAGSIILTDASTTAVGGNQTAIDGDYGSRNTQDNSVSTAVQTETTHSVEDNSSSYTSNIGSGNDTAFASNNDTASHNDTSFGSHNDTSSALGSGNSYESQSHTDVASHNPIETGLDVF; encoded by the coding sequence ATGGCAATCTCTCTGATCGACTTCATCCTCGACCTGTTCCGCAGCCCGGCCTCCGCGGCATCCTTCATCACCGACCCGGACGGCAGCCTGCGTGACGCCGGCCTGCCGAACGTCACCGCGGCTCAGCTGCACGCCGTCGCGGCCACCGCCGCCCCGGCCGGTCTCATGCTCGGTGGCGGCAACCCGGTGCTCGGCCTGCAGCGCGCGGTCGCCGACCACCACAGCCTGCCCGGCCAGTTCGCGAACCAGGTCGCCTCGCCGTTCTCCCCGCAGACGCAGTTCGCGCCGGAGGTGGCCAGCCGCAACAACACCGAGTTCGCCAGCAACAACGACACCGACCTGGCCAGCCACAACAATGTGCCGGTCATGAGCCCCAACCAGGACGCCGGCGCCAACGCCCAGCAGGGTGCGTTCAACCTGGGCTTCGGTGACATCACCCTCGGCGACAAGAGCACCAACACTGCCACCAACGGCGGCGTGGTGGTCGACGGCGAGAACAAGGGCGACATCGTCAGCGGTGACGGCGCGGTGCTCGGCGACGGCAACACCATGAACAACGGCGACATCCTGGCCGGCTCCGGCTCCAACGTCGCGGTCGGCAAGGACAACGACATCGAAGACAACTCGCAGACCTCCGGTGGCGATCTGATCTCCGGCAACGACGGCCCGGTTATCAGCGATGTCGACATGAGCGGTGGCCACGGTGGTGGCGCGTCCGGTGGTGACAGCCTGATCGGAATCGGCAGCGGTGGTGCGTCCGGTGGCGACGGCGGCAACGCCGGCTCGATCATCCTCACCGATGCCTCGACCACCGCGGTCGGCGGCAACCAGACCGCCATCGACGGTGACTACGGCAGCCGCAACACCCAGGACAACTCGGTGAGCACCGCGGTCCAGACCGAGACCACGCACAGCGTGGAGGACAACTCGTCGAGCTACACCTCGAACATCGGCTCGGGCAACGACACCGCGTTCGCGTCGAACAACGACACCGCGTCGCACAACGACACGTCCTTCGGGTCGCACAACGACACCAGCTCGGCGCTGGGCTCGGGCAACAGCTACGAGTCGCAGTCGCACACCGATGTCGCATCGCACAATCCGATCGAGACCGGGCTCGACGTCTTCTGA